GGCGCGGCGGTGCGGGCGCAGACGATCACGCGGTCGGCGTGCACGCCGCCGGTGATGAAGGTCTTGGCGCCGTTGAGGACGTAGTGGGTGCCGTCCTCGGAGAGCTTCGCGGTGGTCTTCATGCCCGCGAGGTCGGAGCCGGTGCCCGGCTCGGTCATCGCGAGGGCCCACATCTCCTCACCGGAGACGAACTTCGGCAGGAAGCGCTTCTTCTGCTCGTCGGTGGCGAGCATCTTGATGTACGGCAGGCCGAGCAGCACGTGTACGCCGGAGCCGCCGAAGGTGACACCCGCACGGGCGGTCTCCTCGTACATCACGGCCTCGAACTTGTACGAGTCGATGCCCGCGCCGCCGTACTCCTCGTCCACGCGGATGCCGAATATGCCCAGCTCGGCGAGCTTGTAGTAGAAGTCGCGCGGCGCCTGGCCCGCGGCGAACCACTCGTCGTACACCGGCACGACCTCGGCCTCGATGAAGGCCCGCAGGGTCTCCCGGAACGCCTCGTGATCCTCGTTGAACACCGTACGGCGCATGCCATGGCCTCCTTAGACCGCCGCGTCTGGCTAAGCGCTTGCTCAGCTTCTCTCCGAAGCGAAAGCTACCCGCCAGTCACTAAAGCTGTCCAGAGGAGAACGGCGCCCGGTGGGCGACGCCACATCCCGCCCCGCGCGCGCCACAGCCCCGTCCCGAAGCGCCACACCCCGCCCCGTGCGCACTACGCCCCCGGCACACCCACCGCGACCGACTCCCCCGCCGCCGGCTCCCCGCCCGCCGGCTCCCCGGCCACCGCGCCGAACGCCCCCAGCGCCAGCCGGTGCAGCAGTTCCGCCATCTCCGTACGGCCCGGGAGGGCGCCCGGGCGGCCGAGGTGCGGGGTGGAGTTGAGCAGGCCGAAGACGGCGTGCACCGCGGCGCGGGCCCGGGCTTCGGAGGGGAGCGGGTGGACCCGGCGGACGACCTCCACCCACAGCTCCACATACTCCCGCTGGAGCCGGCGGACCCGCTTGCGGTCGGCCTCGCGCAGCCGGTCCAGCTCGCGGTCGTGCAGGGTGATCAGCGGCCGGTCGTCCAGCGCGAAGTCGATATGGCCCTCGATCAGCGCGTCCAGCACCGCCTCCGGGCTCTCGCCGCCCTCGGTCACCCGCATCCGGCCGCCCTCCAGCAGCCGCTCACTGATGCCGACCAGCAGCTCGGCGAGCATCGCGTCCTTGCCGGCGAAGTGCCGGTAGAGGCCGGGTCCCGAGATGCCCACGGCCGCCCCTATCTCGTCCACGCCGACGCCGTGGAAGCCGCGCTCCGCGAAGAGCCGGGCCGCCTCCTTGAGGATCTGCTCGCGGCGACTGGTCGGGGCTGAGGCCTGCGCATTACTCATGCCGTCGATTGTAGACAGCCGGGTTAGTGGTCGTTAACCTGACAGCAGATGTGGTTAACGCCCATTAACCCGGATGGCCCGGCCGCCGCGGACCGCGGCACCGGGACGGTCGACCGAGCAAGGGGGCTCGTAGTGATGGAGCAGGCACCGGTGCTGGGGAGTACCGCCGATCCGGCGTCCGACTCCTGGCGGGCCAACGAGGCCGCGCACCGCGAGCTGGCCGCC
This portion of the Streptomyces sp. 2114.4 genome encodes:
- a CDS encoding TetR/AcrR family transcriptional regulator, whose product is MSNAQASAPTSRREQILKEAARLFAERGFHGVGVDEIGAAVGISGPGLYRHFAGKDAMLAELLVGISERLLEGGRMRVTEGGESPEAVLDALIEGHIDFALDDRPLITLHDRELDRLREADRKRVRRLQREYVELWVEVVRRVHPLPSEARARAAVHAVFGLLNSTPHLGRPGALPGRTEMAELLHRLALGAFGAVAGEPAGGEPAAGESVAVGVPGA